In Salvelinus alpinus chromosome 19, SLU_Salpinus.1, whole genome shotgun sequence, the genomic stretch caactttgatgggggtgggggccacaaataAATCTGCTCATCACGAGGGGCCGCATTTGATTGCgagtctgcgtacccacatccaacCACCACCAAGATGATAAGTTTAGATTGCTTAAGTTTGTTTAATGGCTTGCTATCTAATCAATTTTAGATGACATGGGATAACTTCACTGACTATCAGTTACTGACATAAGggaactgctgatgcacaaccaaatttcaaaatgTACCTTGTGTATtctcagtgcttgacttgggcaggagctcaccagagCTGAGCACTGACACCttaaatgttctactgcttaagctcctgttcctcttagaatattagctcaaaactattgtggagctcctgctcctaaatataaacagtaccggcacccaaaatgaACCGGCACCTATTTTAGTCCAAGTCATACAATGTGCATTTTACTATTCTAACTCGCAACAGTaagtagaaaataaataaaaggccATTCCTGCTTTAGGTCACACAAGCACTGTGAGCTAAGAGGGTTAAGTGCTAGTTATGAAATGTCAGCAACAATCAAGTCTGTTAAACAccataacatttacatttgttTTCAAAAATGCCTTTGTAAAAATTATTttgaaataaaatgttattgcaaATGGATGGTCTTCATGTTTGTTTATTTGGATGAACAGGTGTTTATAGCATAGCTCTGCAACAGACACATCAATCTTACTATGATATATAATTTCCATTGTAAAGATTAGGTTACTCTAGTTACATTTGTATAGGAATGATACAAAATATCACAATGCAATACATTTAACCCTCTACTTCAACCCTCAGAGGTGATACATAGTTTTGAGTATGATATACATCTTGATTTTATATCAGTCTCATAAAATAATGTTTATTCAAGTAATTAATTGCCAATATGATAGGCGGCCCATGAAAGTATATGATCAGTGTGCAAGAGGACAGCAATGTGAAGCGGACACACTTCCTAACGATCCGGAAATGCACGGGGGAATAAAAACAGCTGCACAACCTATTTATCGGGGGTGGACATCTTTTGTCGCCACTTTCTTTCAGCTGTAGTTAGCAAAGTATTTCTAAATTGATTTACAGAATCTTCAGTAAAGTTTTAAAGGAATACGATGAATTGATTGCCCTAGCATACACAGCGTACATTTTCGACTATGGAGCGCAGTAGATCGCGCGACAGTTCCGCGGATAAGACCAAGAGCACGAGCAGACAAGTCGGAGAGAAAAAATTGTCCAAGAAGAAAAAGCGAAGACATtcctcatcttcatcttcctcatcGTCCAGCAGCAGTGCGAGTCCGACCCCTTCAAAGAAAGCCTCACGTTCCCTCAGCAAGAGCCAAGGTTTTCTTGACTCAATTATTAAATCACACGTAGTAGtagatagctaacgttacacACGTATGTGTAGCACTTCACATCCTCACATACAGATATCTAATGTCAGAATAAGATAATGAAATATCTTTGTATGTCTATCAATTTTACAATGTATACATTTGTCTGCTTCAGATCGGAAAGGGAAGAAAAACATGAAAAAAATAAGTTCCTCATCTTCATCGTCAAGCtcttcttcatcctcctcatcctcctcatcaagTGATGAAAAGTCCAAGAAGAAGGAAAGGAAAAGGAGAAAATTCAAGAAGAAGTTAAAGAAGAAGAAAAGAAAGTTGAAGAAAGAGATGAAAttggagaagaagaaaaagaagaagataaAGAAATTGGAAGAAAGAAGAGCATCCCTGCTTGTAGATTTGATGCCCCCTCCCGCCCCCCCTCAGCCTGTAGGCAGCACCCCCCAGCCCTTCCTGGAGTTGTGGCAGAGTGATGATTGCACAGAAGATCATGGACCAGGTATGTTGGTCTCATATTTTGTTATATGTCATCAATAGCTAATGTTTATTTGTTAACTAGCTAAACAAAGAATGGAAGATGAAACCAGATATAAAGCTGAGCAGATGGATGGATGTTTTGTTTTTGTCCATTCTGTAGCAATGACAGATGAGCAGAAAGCCAGGCTATCCACCAAGAGACCCTTAACAAAGGAGGAGTATGAGGCCAAACAGAGTGTCATCCGCAGGGTGGTAGACCCTGAGAGTGGACGCACCAGGTACACCAACGCTATATACAACAGTGTCCCCATGGCATCTATGGTTTGGTAGTTTCAATCTCTATTCCTATATGGGTGTGTGCTGGTTTTTATTCcctctgtttttgtttttcaggctgataaggggagagggagagatcatTGAGGAGATTGTCAGTAAAGAGAGACACAAAGACATCAACAAGGTAAATGGAAAACCATCAAAGACCATGCAGCTATGTGTGCTTTTAGGGGGTTAAAGcattgtcctctacctataaAAATGTCTACCTAACACTTGCCCTCCTCTCTTGTTACAGCAAGCCACAAAGGGAGACGGAAACTCCTTTCAGAAGAAACTAGGACTGAACAGGTAGAGGGTCTCCCCCTAATGTAAAGGCTACGGTAGGAAGGAGACATCTATACTATTCTGTATAGATAGGACAGAAGAATAGGTCTCCAGTTAGTTGTGCTGTGCCTCATTTTTACATGACAGGATCCCTACATGTCTCCAAAATGAAAATCAACCCTTTCTGTGCCTATCTATGATTGTACTGTACTGCGAGTGTGACTCAATCATATACATCATGTTTGGCCACATTTTTTGTTTAATTGCTCAAATTAAATGTAATCAAATTAAATTTGTATTTTAGTTGACCAGCATCCTTATATCACAATTCACTTTGGAATTTCTCTGAATGTATCAGAAATTCAGAATGGCCATGATGGCCAACTGTCAGTTTAATATTCAATTCAATTAAACATGCATTCAAACTGACCCCAAAAACAGTCAACTGTGTAATGCTATTTACTTTTTTACCATGTAATAAAGTATTTTTCTTCGATAATTATCCTTGACCATTGCTGTGTGCATCGGGTATTTACTATTTCAGTTACAGATTTAAAACCTAATCTTACACCCGCCATTAAAATAATTTAGAGACAAGAAACCACCCATTTAATTTCTGTTCTTCATACTTACTTTTTATACACTGTATATGTAAACACAGGGAATTGGTAAATAAAACTGTCAAACTTTGGAGGAACACAAAGTATATTGATACTGTATATACCAAGCTTTAACAAAGCCAAGGTATTGGGACATTTTTACATCCAGGGTTTTGATGTGATCAAATTGTCAGCATTGCCATTTCAAAAAGAGTGTGAGATGAAACCTGTTTTTCAGCGCAGAGTTCAAGTAGTTTTATTTAATATATTCCTATGTACATTTATACTATTTCCCTGGGGATGAAACCAACCAACCACAAGTCATACCAAAGTCTCATTGGGAAATAATGGCCCCTTTCAGTGACCGTACAGCAAATTCTATTGGAGGATTATTCCATGGAGGCATGAGTCAGATCATTGAAACAGAAAATTTAAGGCAAAAAAGGAAATGTACTCTAAGGCCTCTGGTAATATCTGCATCTGCCAGTAGCAGAACTATGGGGAATGTCTTTGTCCAGATGTGTCTGAGTTTAACTGATGATTGGACAAGTCTATCTTTACATTCTTGGGGTGTCAATGTCCAGTTGACTGATACAGTATCTCTGGAGCAGGACGATGCTTTAAAGATCAGCCATGTAATAATTGTGGTGTATGTTTTATTTTAGCTGGATGTGCTAACCAGTCTTCTCCAATTTCACTGTTAGGATGCACAGAGAAATCCATATGGGTTGCCCATAGTTATGTGCCACTTTTAAAAAAAGGTCAAAAGCATATCATATGAACAGTGACTCGTAGCCCAAAGTATCAGTTACAACGGCATTGCTTCACAACACAAGCCCTTCCAGCTCAACTGACTGCATCCTTTACCATGCCTGTTGCATGTTCATGTGTATTTGGGGCGATGCTTTCTGGGTCACCCTGAAATATGCCTATAGTAGGGCAATGGACAGGAATAGCATGATCTCATATTATATGTATGACATGGATTGGTGGTAAAGCAAAGATTCTAGAACATTGGGTTCACAATAGCCTCATTTAAACCTTGCTCTAACATGTGAGTTGTGTGATCCAATCACTCTTAAGGTTAGTCGTGCCTactagagctgggacgataaatgGTCGGTTTTTATAATTTTCAGTTTATCGAGAACATTTTACTGATAACGATAGCCTTTACTAGAGGAATGTGAAGTTGTAATGAAATAGGCCTGTCTGCTAATATTGCTAATGGGACAATTGATAACATTCAAAGTTGTAGGGGTAGTTGAAAGGGTAAAATAATTACTGGTGCTTATACATTTCATTCAACGTATCATTCAATTTATCGTGATAATTTAGTCAATCTTTCGTAATATAgatttttgtccatatcgcccagctctagtGTCCGTATTGTGACCAGATTAGCTGATGCCTCCCTGTATGCAAAGTATTTGAGagatattctttcaaaataatacGAATTAAATGTTTCTTTACATTTAATTACTGATGCCATAAGTCAATTGTGCtacctgtcaatgattttagaggcTGGTATAATGATTTAAATGGTTTGACCATCCATATCTGCTTTCACTTGATTGATATCCAGACACAGTGTGTGCCTTACTACCTCCGGAGGGGgtcaggaagatctgatcacaatgtGTCTTTTAATAATCTACACCCATCTGAAAATGtcggcacaatcagaatgtggaccaGATCAGGACTTGGGGCACATGTTAgtaccaggtataaacagggctataGACAGTCTGATGCCTCATTCATTCCCTACCAGAGCAATCTGTATGGATTGCAAGGACACCACTTCACCATGATGGTCCTCCCTCCCCATACACCCCTCACACTGTCTTCCTTGCTGTCCCTGGATCACGCCAGAAATGTAATGACcgttcaaccaagatcccatctGTCTAAACAATTTGCTATGATCATCATGTGCTTTGAAAATGTTTCTACCCGTATGTCTCATCACAGGGCACCTAGACATTTTGTGAGTGTGTTAGCACGAggttctgtctctgctgctgaatGTGCCTGCTTAACTGATTGTCAATGCATTGTGGCATTCTTTCTATATGGTGGATCTGCTGCTGTGGCATGATTGTGGGTAATATTGCACCTTCTCACTAACATTTCAGTACTCCGTGGTCCATTACAGTCATAGTTCTACACAGTTTTGAAACAGGGAAGAGGTAAACATCATTTGCATGAATAAACCTAAGATTAATCACTAACTACTGTATGTTCCTTCTTTCCAAAGCATATTTTTACAAATATCTACAGACTTTTCATCGGAGGCTTCAACAAATAACTCCCAACTGAACCTAAATAGTATTGTCTACGTGCTCAATAACAATGAATGCCTCATTTACAGCTCAGGAAGTGATTGACTTtcaaaatacactatatatacaaaagtatgcggacaccccttcaaattagtggattcggctatttcagccatacccattgctgacaggtgtaaaaaATTGAGtaaacagccatgcaatctccatagacaaaactTTAacacaagtcagttcgtcaaattcctgccctgctagagctgctccgtcaactgtaagtgctgttattgtgaaggggaaacgtcaaggagcaacaacggctcagccgcgaagtggtaggccacacaagctcacagaacggggccgccgagtgctgaagcgtgtagagtgtaaaaatcgtctgtcctcgattgcaacactcactaccaacgtcaggacaagaactgttcgtcgggagcttcatgaaataggtttccatggccgagcagccacacataagcctaaaatcaccatgcacaatgccaagagtcggctggtgtggtgtaaagctcaccgccattggactctggagctttGGCAACACGTActcgagtgatgaatcacgcttcactatctggcagtcagacggatgaatctgggtttggcggatgccaggacaacgctacctgcccaaatgcatagtgccaactgtaaagtttggtggaggagtaataatggtctggggctgtttttcatggtttgggatcagccccttagttccagtgaagggaaatcttaacgctacagcatacaatgacattctagacgattgtgcttccaacttcgtggcaacagtttagggaaggccctttcctgtttcagcatgacaatgccccccgtgcacaaagcaaggtccatatagaaatggtttgtcgagatcggtgtggaagaaattgactggcctgcacagagccctgaactcaac encodes the following:
- the arl6ip4 gene encoding ADP-ribosylation factor-like protein 6-interacting protein 4 — translated: MERSRSRDSSADKTKSTSRQVGEKKLSKKKKRRHSSSSSSSSSSSSASPTPSKKASRSLSKSQDRKGKKNMKKISSSSSSSSSSSSSSSSSSSDEKSKKKERKRRKFKKKLKKKKRKLKKEMKLEKKKKKKIKKLEERRASLLVDLMPPPAPPQPVGSTPQPFLELWQSDDCTEDHGPAMTDEQKARLSTKRPLTKEEYEAKQSVIRRVVDPESGRTRLIRGEGEIIEEIVSKERHKDINKQATKGDGNSFQKKLGLNR